One Engystomops pustulosus chromosome 7, aEngPut4.maternal, whole genome shotgun sequence DNA window includes the following coding sequences:
- the LOC140070021 gene encoding olfactory receptor 5B21-like, producing MEDFNQTLPDMFYLLGLSTDPHLQVVGSLMFVVMYTITLAGNCLLLITVRISPKLHTPMYFFLSNLSFIDICFSSTIVPVILRNTLSTDKSISVEGCMAQMLCYLGIGGAECLLLAMMAYDRFVAICKPLHYVSVMNTRFCIILALIPWILGFINSSIQMHITWRLPFCKSHHINYFFCEVPPLLRLSCRETWFNEVSMYLATGIIALGAFSLTLISYVYIITTILKMHSSRSRYAVFSTCSSHLTVVTFYYGTIMSIYLQPRSYHSVEKDKFVSVLYTVVTPMLNPIIYSIRNKAVKTCIIQNLK from the coding sequence ATGGAGGACTTTAACCAGACTCTTCCAGACATGTTCTACCTGCTTGGATTATCTACTGACCCTCATCTCCAGGTTGTAGGGTCCCTTATGTTTGTGGTGATGTATACTATCACTTTGGCAGGAAATTGTCTTCTTCTCATTACAGTGAGGATCAGCCCAAAATTACACACCCCTATGTACTTCTTTCTGAGTAATCTCTCCTTCATTGACATCTGTTTCTCCTCCACCATAGTTCCTGTGATCCTCAGGAATACCCTATCCACTGACAAGAGCATTTCAGTAGAAGGTTGTATGGCCCAGATGCTCTGCTATTTAGGAATTGGTGGAGCAGAATGTCTCCTACTTGCCATGATGGCTTATGATAGGTTTGTAGCCATTTGTAAACCATTACACTATGTCAGTGTTATGAACACAAGGTTTTGTATTATTTTAGCCCTAATACCATGGATTCTTGGTTTCATAAACTCCTCTATACAAATGCACATCACCTGGAGACTTCCCTTCTGCAAGAGTCATCATATCAACTACTTCTTTTGTGAAGTACCTCCCCTGCTTaggctctcctgcagagaaacTTGGTTTAATGAGGTATCAATGTATTTAGCAACTGGGATCATTGCTTTAGGCGCTTTCTCTTTAACTTTGATTTCCTATGTTTACATTATCACCACCATTTTAAAGATGCACTCTTCACGAAGTAGATATGCAGTTTTTTCTACATGCTCCTCCCACCTCACTGTTGTCACCTTCTATTATGGAACCATCATGTCCATCTATCTTCAACCTCGATCTTACCACTCAGTTGAGAAAGACAAGTTTGTATCTGTTCTCTATACTGTGGTGACACCAATGTTAAATCCCATAATCTACAGCATCAGAAATAAGGCGGTTAAGACTTGTATAATACAAAATCTAAAGTAG